The following proteins come from a genomic window of Miscanthus floridulus cultivar M001 chromosome 2, ASM1932011v1, whole genome shotgun sequence:
- the LOC136538727 gene encoding sugar transport protein MST2-like, with translation MAVPAAVSAGAGQGKEYPGGLTLYVLLTCAVAATGGLIVGYDIGISGGVTSMDAFLHKFFPSVYRKEQTARGGGSSQYCKFDSQLLTAFTSSLYLAALVASFFVASVARSLGRKWSMFGGGISFLAGATLNAAAQDVAMLIVGRILLGIGVSFAALCIPIYLSEMAPHRLRGTLNIGFQLMITVGIFSANLVNYGAAKIEGGWGWRLSLGLAAVPAAVITVGSLFLPDTPSSLIRRGYHEQARQVLARIRGADVDVADEYGDLVAAAREASVAVDVRRPWQDILGRRSYRPQLTMAVLVPFFQQLTGINVIMFYAPVLFKTIGLGGDASLMSAVITGLVNIVATFVSIATVDGLGRRKLFFQGGCQMLVCQVVIGTLIGVEFGASGDGAAIPKNSAATVVAFICIYVAGFAWSWGPLGILVPSEIFPMEIRPAGQGISVAVSMLCNFAVAQSFLPMLCHLRFGLFYFFGGWVLVMTLFVAMFLPETKGVPVERMGVVWRTHWFWGRFVTDMDGRDENCDSAFHKGNGIAVREP, from the exons ATGGCAGTTCCGGCCGCGGTGAGCGCCGGAGCCGGGCAGGGCAAGGAGTACCCCGGCGGGCTCACCCTCTACGTCCTCCTCACCTGCGCCGTCGCTGCCACCGGGGGCCTTATCGTCGGCTACGACATCGGCATATCCG GCGGCGTGACATCCATGGACGCATTCCTGCACAAGTTCTTCCCGTCGGTGTACCGCAAGGAGCAGACGGCGCGGGGAGGCGGCAGCAGCCAGTACTGCAAGTTCGACAGCCAGCTGCTTACCGCGTTCACGTCGTCGCTGTACCTGGCGGCGCTCGTCGCCTCCTTCTTCGTCGCGTCCGTGGCGCGCTCCCTCGGCCGGAAATGGTCCATGTTCGGCGGCGGCATCTCCTTCCTCGCCGGTGCCACCCTCAACGCCGCCGCGCAGGACGTCGCCATGCTCATCGTCGGCCGCATCCTTCTCGGCATCGGCGTCAGCTTCGCTGCTCTG TGCATCCCGATCTACCTGTCCGAGATGGCGCCGCACCGCCTCCGCGGCACGCTGAACATCGGCTTCCAGCTGATGATCACCGTGGGCATCTTCTCCGCCAACCTCGTCAACTACGGCGCCGCCAAGATCGAAGGCGGCTGGGGCTGGCGGCTCAGCCTCGGGCTCGCCGCGGTCCCGGCGGCCGTAATCACCGTGGGCTCGCTGTTCCTCCCGGACACGCCAAGCTCCCTCATCCGCCGCGGTTACCATGAGCAGGCGCGGCAGGTCCTCGCCCGGATCCGTGGCGCCGACGTCGACGTGGCCGACGAGTACGGCGACCTCGTGGCGGCGGCCAGAGAGGCGTCCGTCGCCGTCGACGTCAGGCGCCCGTGGCAGGACATCCTCGGGCGCAGGTCGTACCGGCCGCAGCTTACCATGGCCGTCCTCGTGCCCTTCTTCCAGCAGCTCACCGGCATCAACGTCATCATGTTCTACGCGCCCGTCCTGTTCAAGACGATCGGGCTCGGAGGGGACGCGTCGCTCATGTCGGCGGTCATCACCGGGCTGGTCAACATCGTCGCGACGTTCGTGTCCATCGCCACCGTCGACGGGCTCGGCCGGCGCAAGCTCTTCTTCCAGGGAGGGTGCCAAATGCTCGTCTGCCAGGTCGTCATCGGAACGCTGATCGGCGTCGAGTTCGGGGCGAGCGGAGACGGAGCCGCCATCCCGAAGAACTCCGCGGCCACCGTCGTGGCGTTCATCTGCATCTACGTCGCCGGCTTCGCGTGGTCGTGGGGCCCGCTCGGTATCCTGGTGCCCAGCGAGATCTTCCCGATGGAGATCCGGCCGGCGGGGCAGGGCATCAGCGTGGCCGTCAGCATGCTGTGCAACTTCGCCGTCGCGCAGTCCTTCCTCCCGATGCTCTGCCACTTGAGGTTCGGGCTCTTCTACTTCTTCGGCGGGTGGGTGCTCGTGATGACGCTCTTCGTCGCCATGTTCCTGCCGGAGACGAAGGGCGTGCCCGTTGAGAGGATGGGGGTTGTGTGGAGGACACACTGGTTTTGGGGAAGGTTCGTCACTGATATGGACGGCCGTGATGAAAACTGCGACTCCGCCTTCCACAAGGGCAATGGCATTGCTGTTAGAGAGCCGTAG
- the LOC136538728 gene encoding glycine-rich cell wall structural protein-like, with protein MASSPCRRLAISVLLLSCFFLLPLTHASRLLLAAAAVNDSKSFSIRAGGSGEGGGRGFGVSISHGGHDTSIGIGGGFGGGAGTTRGGGVSAGAGAGAGVGIDVGHGGADVGIGGGGGGAVSAGGVGVHIGRGGVSVSTGGGGGGGGADGGSGGGGYGGGSGAGRSGNAVGNGGGYGGASGSAGGGAGSGVGSAGGAVGGSSGGGGGQG; from the coding sequence ATGGCAAGCTCCCCATGCCGCCGCCTGGCCATTTCAGTTCTACTACTATCGTGCTTCTTCCTTCTCCCGCTTACCCATGCAAGCAGGCTtctccttgccgccgccgccgtcaatGACAGCAAATCATTTTCCATCAGAGCCGGCGGGAGTGGGGAGGGCGGTGGCCGCGGTTTCGGCGTGAGCATCAGCCACGGCGGGCACGACACGTCAATCGGCATCGGTGGCGGGTTCGGAGGCGGAGCCGGCACTACCCGTGGCGGCGGCGTGAGCGCGGGGGCCGGAGCGGGTGCTGGTGTTGGCATCGACGTTGGACATGGCGGGGCCGATGTCGGgatcggcggcggtggaggcggcgcgGTTAGCGCCGGCGGTGTTGGTGTTCACATAGGCCGCGGTGGAGTGAGTGTGAGcaccggtggtggcggcggtggcggaggtgcGGACGGGGGAAGCGGTGGAGGCGGTTatggtggtggcagtggtgcTGGACGCTCTGGCAACGCGGTGGGGAACGGCGGAGGGTACGGAGGTGCGAGTGGTAGCGCCGGAGGTGGAGCAGGCAGTGGAGTTGGGTCAGCCGGCGGAGCTGTTGGCGGCTCctctggaggtggtggtggccaaGGTTGA
- the LOC136536507 gene encoding uncharacterized protein, which produces MGAYCAVIRKLEDKFYGIEYHHMVWDNNQAADELSKIGSTQADVPARVFIQDLVAPSIKQEEEAVEEKPPAEQIVAAVLAPSSDWRQPFTRYLTTADVPADST; this is translated from the coding sequence atgggcgcttactgtgccgtgataagaaagttagaagacaagttctatggcatcgaatacCACCACATGGTTTGGGACAATAATCAAGCAGCTGAtgagctatcaaagataggatcaacCCAGGCCGATGTTCCAGCTAGAGTGTTCATTCAGGACCTTGTGGCTCCTTCCATCAAGCAGGAAGAAGAAGCAGTTGAAGAAAAACCACCTGCTGAGCAGATAGTCGCAGCGGTCCTTGCTCCTAGCAGTGATTGGAGACAACCTTTCACCAGGTATCTAACCACTGCAGATGTCCCAGCTGACAGCACATAG